One segment of Candidatus Hydrogenedens sp. DNA contains the following:
- a CDS encoding PASTA domain-containing protein, with amino-acid sequence MKKILCYKGRVLSLLFLLIMMLTGITVASELQNKFVYSLPEEKNLSKSLTLVTVPYLIGTDIYSAYEELQLLGFYNIYLFYDYSDSVPYGIVMDQTPIAGSLVWEEDDIYLLVSLGPYSYEGEGYIEGIPEGVVEGFVEGMLEGIPEGIIEGLFEGEGVAEGVTEGVTEGIQEGEGVIEGLFEGEGVVEGVTEGEGIIEGVTEGIQEGEGVIEGLF; translated from the coding sequence ATGAAAAAGATATTGTGTTATAAGGGTCGTGTTCTATCATTGTTATTCCTTTTGATTATGATGTTAACAGGCATAACTGTAGCCTCAGAATTGCAGAATAAATTTGTATATTCTTTGCCTGAGGAAAAAAATTTAAGTAAATCATTAACATTAGTTACTGTTCCATATTTAATCGGTACTGACATCTATTCAGCTTATGAAGAATTACAATTATTAGGATTCTATAATATATATTTATTTTATGATTATTCTGATTCTGTCCCTTATGGTATTGTAATGGACCAAACACCTATAGCAGGCAGTTTAGTATGGGAGGAAGATGACATATATTTATTAGTATCATTAGGTCCATATTCTTATGAAGGTGAGGGTTATATAGAAGGTATCCCTGAAGGAGTTGTTGAAGGCTTTGTTGAAGGCATGCTGGAAGGGATACCAGAGGGGATTATTGAAGGCTTATTTGAGGGCGAAGGAGTGGCCGAAGGTGTAACAGAAGGTGTTACGGAAGGTATTCAAGAAGGTGAAGGAGTTATTGAAGGCTTATTTGAGGGCGAAGGAGTGGTCGAAGGTGTTACAGAAGGAGAAGGTATAATAGAAGGTGTTACGGAAGGTATTCAAGAAGGTGAAGGAGTTATTGAAGGCTTATTT